The following are encoded together in the Glycine soja cultivar W05 chromosome 5, ASM419377v2, whole genome shotgun sequence genome:
- the LOC114412726 gene encoding protein NRT1/ PTR FAMILY 8.3-like isoform X1 encodes MMKRVNGDGSVDYRGGPALKKDTGNWRACPFILGNESCEHLAFYGIATNLVNHLTTKLHEGNVSAARNVSIWLGTSYLTPIIGAVLADGYWGRYWTIAVFSVIYFIGMCTLTLSASLPALKPAECLGSVCPPATPAQYAVFYFGLYVIALGIGGIKSCVPSFGADQFDDTDPVERIRKWSFFNWYYFSIYLGAIVSSSIVVWIQDNAGWGLGFGIPTLLIVLSMASFFIGTPLYRFQKPGGSPVTRMCQVLCASVRKWNLVVPEDSSLLYETPDKRPAIKGNHKLVHSDDLRCLDRAAIVSDSESKSGDYSNPWKLCTVTQVEELKILICMFPMWATGAVFSAVYTQMSTLFVEQGTVMNTHIGSFEIPPASLATVDAISVVLWAPAYDRIIVPFTRKFTGNERGISVLHRVSIGYFISVLSMLAAAIVEIMRLRLARELDLVDEPVAVPLSILWQIPQYFLLGAAEVFAYVGLLEFFYDQSPDTMKTLGIALSPLYFALGNYLSSFILTMVIYFTTQGGKLGWIPDNLNKGHLDYFFLLLAGLSFLNMLVYFVAAKRYKKRKTT; translated from the exons ATGATGAAGAGAGTGAACGGAGATGGCTCAGTTGACTACAGAGGCGGGCCCGCTCTTAAGAAGGATACTGGCAATTGGAGGGCTTGTCCTTTTATTCTAG GCAATGAGTCTTGTGAACATCTGGCCTTCTATGGAATTGCGACAAATCTAGTTAATCATCTTACCACCAAGCTGCATGAAGGAAACGTTTCTGCTGCAAGAAACGTCAGCATCTGGCTTGGCACTTCTTATCTCACTCCTATCATTGGAGCTGTTCTAGCAGATGGTTACTGGGGTCGATACTGGACGATTGCTGTTTTCTCTGTGATTTATTTCATT GGGATGTGTACCTTGACACTTTCTGCATCTTTACCTGCATTGAAGCCTGCTGAATGTTTGGGTTCTGTATGCCCTCCAGCTACCCCTGCACAATATGCTGTGTTCTACTTTGGTCTGTACGTGATTGCGCTTGGGATTGGTGGTATAAAGTCATGTGTGCCATCTTTTGGGGCAGATCAATTTGATGATACTGATCCAGTGGAAAGGATTAGGAAGTGGTCGTTTTTCAATTGgtattatttttctatctatCTAGGTGCCATTGTATCAAGCAGCATAGTTGTTTGGATTCAAGACAATGCAGGATGGGGTCTTGGATTTGGCATTCCTACTTTGTTGATTGTATTGTCTATGGCAAGCTTCTTTATAGGCACACCTCTCTACAGGTTTCAAAAACCAGGGGGAAGTCCTGTTACAAGAATGTGCCAGGTTTTGTGTGCGTCTGTCCGGAAGTGGAATCTGGTTGTTCCTGAGGATAGTAGTCTCCTGTATGAGACGCCAGACAAGAGGCCTGCAATTAAAGGGAATCATAAACTGGTGCATAGTGATGATCTAAG GTGTCTTGATAGAGCAGCTATAGTGTCCGATTCAGAGAGTAAAAGTGGTGATTATTCTAATCCATGGAAACTTTGCACCGTGACACAGGTGGAAGAATTGAAAATCTTGATCTGCATGTTTCCAATGTGGGCTACTGGGGCCGTTTTTTCTGCTGTTTATACCCAGATGTCAACATTGTTTGTGGAGCAAGGAACAGTGATGAACACACACATTGGCTCCTTTGAAATACCCCCAGCTTCCCTGGCAACTGTTGATGCCATAAGTGTGGTTTTGTGGGCTCCAGCCTACGACAGGATAATTGTTCCCTTTACAAGGAAATTCACAGGCAATGAGAGGGGCATTTCAGTGCTGCATAGAGTAAGCATTGGCTATTTCATTTCAGTCCTGTCCATGTTAGCAGCTGCTATCGTGGAGATTATGCGTCTGCGGCTCGCAAGAGAGCTTGATCTTGTTGATGAACCTGTTGCTGTACCACTCAGTATACTTTGGCAAATCCCTCAGTACTTCTTATTGGGGGCAGCAGAAGTATTCGCATATGTGGGGCTGCTTGAGTTCTTCTATGACCAATCTCCGGATACTATGAAGACGTTAGGTATTGCACTGTCacctttgtattttgcattgGGAAATTACTTGAGCTCTTTCATTCTTACTATGGTAATTTACTTCACCACACAAGGTGGAAAGCTTGGTTGGATTCCTGATAACTTGAACAAAGGTCATCTCGATTATTTTTTCTTGCTTCTAGCTGGACTTAGCTTCTTAAATATGTTGGTGTACTTTGTTGCTGCCAAAAGGTACAAGAAGAGGAAGACGACTTAA
- the LOC114412726 gene encoding protein NRT1/ PTR FAMILY 8.3-like isoform X2 codes for MCTLTLSASLPALKPAECLGSVCPPATPAQYAVFYFGLYVIALGIGGIKSCVPSFGADQFDDTDPVERIRKWSFFNWYYFSIYLGAIVSSSIVVWIQDNAGWGLGFGIPTLLIVLSMASFFIGTPLYRFQKPGGSPVTRMCQVLCASVRKWNLVVPEDSSLLYETPDKRPAIKGNHKLVHSDDLRCLDRAAIVSDSESKSGDYSNPWKLCTVTQVEELKILICMFPMWATGAVFSAVYTQMSTLFVEQGTVMNTHIGSFEIPPASLATVDAISVVLWAPAYDRIIVPFTRKFTGNERGISVLHRVSIGYFISVLSMLAAAIVEIMRLRLARELDLVDEPVAVPLSILWQIPQYFLLGAAEVFAYVGLLEFFYDQSPDTMKTLGIALSPLYFALGNYLSSFILTMVIYFTTQGGKLGWIPDNLNKGHLDYFFLLLAGLSFLNMLVYFVAAKRYKKRKTT; via the exons ATGTGTACCTTGACACTTTCTGCATCTTTACCTGCATTGAAGCCTGCTGAATGTTTGGGTTCTGTATGCCCTCCAGCTACCCCTGCACAATATGCTGTGTTCTACTTTGGTCTGTACGTGATTGCGCTTGGGATTGGTGGTATAAAGTCATGTGTGCCATCTTTTGGGGCAGATCAATTTGATGATACTGATCCAGTGGAAAGGATTAGGAAGTGGTCGTTTTTCAATTGgtattatttttctatctatCTAGGTGCCATTGTATCAAGCAGCATAGTTGTTTGGATTCAAGACAATGCAGGATGGGGTCTTGGATTTGGCATTCCTACTTTGTTGATTGTATTGTCTATGGCAAGCTTCTTTATAGGCACACCTCTCTACAGGTTTCAAAAACCAGGGGGAAGTCCTGTTACAAGAATGTGCCAGGTTTTGTGTGCGTCTGTCCGGAAGTGGAATCTGGTTGTTCCTGAGGATAGTAGTCTCCTGTATGAGACGCCAGACAAGAGGCCTGCAATTAAAGGGAATCATAAACTGGTGCATAGTGATGATCTAAG GTGTCTTGATAGAGCAGCTATAGTGTCCGATTCAGAGAGTAAAAGTGGTGATTATTCTAATCCATGGAAACTTTGCACCGTGACACAGGTGGAAGAATTGAAAATCTTGATCTGCATGTTTCCAATGTGGGCTACTGGGGCCGTTTTTTCTGCTGTTTATACCCAGATGTCAACATTGTTTGTGGAGCAAGGAACAGTGATGAACACACACATTGGCTCCTTTGAAATACCCCCAGCTTCCCTGGCAACTGTTGATGCCATAAGTGTGGTTTTGTGGGCTCCAGCCTACGACAGGATAATTGTTCCCTTTACAAGGAAATTCACAGGCAATGAGAGGGGCATTTCAGTGCTGCATAGAGTAAGCATTGGCTATTTCATTTCAGTCCTGTCCATGTTAGCAGCTGCTATCGTGGAGATTATGCGTCTGCGGCTCGCAAGAGAGCTTGATCTTGTTGATGAACCTGTTGCTGTACCACTCAGTATACTTTGGCAAATCCCTCAGTACTTCTTATTGGGGGCAGCAGAAGTATTCGCATATGTGGGGCTGCTTGAGTTCTTCTATGACCAATCTCCGGATACTATGAAGACGTTAGGTATTGCACTGTCacctttgtattttgcattgGGAAATTACTTGAGCTCTTTCATTCTTACTATGGTAATTTACTTCACCACACAAGGTGGAAAGCTTGGTTGGATTCCTGATAACTTGAACAAAGGTCATCTCGATTATTTTTTCTTGCTTCTAGCTGGACTTAGCTTCTTAAATATGTTGGTGTACTTTGTTGCTGCCAAAAGGTACAAGAAGAGGAAGACGACTTAA
- the LOC114412728 gene encoding uncharacterized protein LOC114412728 has translation MNHLHSLAYTTTTSLCGSSLGWDYHNLGVLNVDKMSLMPAMEGSTTPSLSSPQHSDFSTGYLEDALIESCERSKRRRVLPCATDEHSKSFIDDLEQSFWNFNPLWNQPVENFNFYCMNQIERFCGISDEHISTSRSEEANILLADTKTPEETISASESLNSSSSSYKQPATCKTTDPTVAPTENDDMRNKKVVTRVVYPFAMVKPGGREGDVTLNDINERILMPPTRPVRHPVGDFACRPCVSAEGPGLSGKAVVALTRIHTQGRGTITIIRTKG, from the exons ATGAACCACCTTCATTCCCTAGCTTACACTACCACTACTAGCCTCTGTGGTTCTTCCCTAGGTTGGGATTATCACAACCTTGGAGTTCTCAACGTGGACAAAATGTCTTTAA TGCCAGCTATGGAGGGAAGTACTACACCATCACTCTCATCACCTCAACACTCTGATTTCTCAACTGGGTATCTCGAAGATGCTTTGATTGAATCATGTGAGCGTTCAAAACGTAGACGTGTGTTGCCATGTGCTACTGATGAACATAGCAAGAGTTTCATTGATGACCTTGAGCAG AGTTTCTGGAATTTCAACCCCTTATGGAACCAACCAGTAGAGAACTTCAACTTCTACTGCATGAACCAGATAGAAAGGTTTTGTGGAATTtcag atGAGCATATAAGCACATCAAGGAGCGAGGAAGCAAACATTCTTCTAGCAGACACTAAAACACCGGAAGAGACAATATCAGCCTCTGAATCTTTAAATTCATCCTCATCTTCATACAAACAACCGGCGACATGCAAAACCACAGACCCCACAGTTGCCCCAACAG AAAATGATGATATGAGGAACAAGAAGGTGGTAACAAGAGTGGTGTATCCATTTGCAATGGTGAAGCCAGGAGGAAGAGAAGGTGATGTGACATTGAATGACATAAATGAGAGGATCCTAATGCCTCCCACAAGACCAGTGAGGCATCCAGTTGGAGACTTTGCATGTCGGCCATGCGTGTCCGCAGAGGGTCCAGGGCTTTCAGGGAAAGCAGTGGTGGCCCTTACTAGAATTCACACACAGGGAAGAGGCACAATCACTATTATCAGAACCAAAGGCTAA